The following proteins are co-located in the Candidatus Zixiibacteriota bacterium genome:
- a CDS encoding FliA/WhiG family RNA polymerase sigma factor yields the protein MVSTTKARPVKTVPEVMNGTTPTPARAANYCRANKWQVSPRDWTLYHKYRTPELRQELLNKYIPLVRNVASRMAMGFPRSVELSDLISTGMIGLIEAFKNFDQDRGVKFETYAVPRIRGAILDELRALDWVPRSTRAKSREIERSITALENNLGRPPKKAELAKYMNITERELHLALDDVSGTQILSLDEVIYREDDNRQVPRIETIADKVSHCILGEIERGELRSFLVVAMDRLTDQEKLVIALYYYEELTLKEIGEVMHISESRVSQIHTRAVTKLRGMVSDKFSLTG from the coding sequence ATGGTTAGTACAACAAAAGCCAGACCTGTTAAAACCGTTCCGGAGGTCATGAACGGAACTACACCCACCCCGGCAAGAGCTGCAAACTACTGCCGTGCCAACAAGTGGCAAGTGTCCCCTCGCGACTGGACCCTTTACCACAAATACCGGACGCCGGAGCTACGCCAGGAATTGCTTAACAAGTATATCCCACTGGTTCGAAATGTGGCATCCCGTATGGCGATGGGTTTCCCCCGTTCGGTCGAATTGTCCGATCTGATCAGCACCGGAATGATAGGTTTGATTGAGGCTTTCAAGAATTTCGATCAGGACCGAGGAGTCAAGTTTGAGACCTATGCTGTGCCCAGAATCCGGGGCGCCATTCTCGATGAGCTTCGCGCTCTGGACTGGGTTCCCAGATCCACTAGAGCCAAGTCACGAGAGATCGAACGATCCATTACAGCCCTTGAAAACAACCTGGGTCGTCCACCTAAAAAGGCAGAATTGGCCAAGTATATGAATATCACGGAGCGCGAACTCCACCTCGCCCTTGACGATGTTTCCGGAACCCAGATTCTGTCCCTCGACGAGGTTATCTATCGGGAGGACGATAATCGCCAGGTTCCCCGCATCGAAACCATAGCCGACAAAGTATCTCATTGCATCCTTGGTGAAATCGAACGCGGCGAGTTGCGAAGCTTTCTGGTCGTAGCTATGGACCGGCTGACCGATCAGGAAAAACTGGTAATCGCGCTTTACTATTACGAAGAATTGACCCTCAAGGAGATTGGCGAAGTAATGCACATCTCCGAATCAAGGGTCTCCCAAATTCATACTCGAGCCGTCACCAAGTTGCGCGGAATGGTCAGCGACAAATTTTCACTGACCGGATAA